The Oryzias melastigma strain HK-1 linkage group LG3, ASM292280v2, whole genome shotgun sequence genome contains a region encoding:
- the gatm gene encoding glycine amidinotransferase, mitochondrial, with protein sequence MLRVRCLRGGSRGAEAAHLIGAMLGRSVAGWAQRVFQSTSSAAAAQPRHAAEEEHVTESAPQECPVCSYNEWDPLEEVIVGRAENAHVPPFTVEVKANTYEKYWPFYQKHGGQSFPADHLKKAVAEIEEMCNILRHEGVVVRRPDPIDWSLEYKTPDFSSTGMYAAMPRDILIVVGNEIIEAPMAWRARFFEYRAYRPLIKEYFRKGAKWTTAPKPTMADELYDQDYPIRTVEDRHKLAAQGKFVTTEHEPCFDAADFIRAGTDLFVQRSQVTNYMGIEWMRRHLAPDYKVHIISFKDPNPMHIDATFNIIGPGLVLSNPDRPCRQIEMFKKAGWTVVKPPTPLIPDDHPLWMSSKWLSMNVLMLDEKRVMVDANESSIQKMFESLGIQTVKVNIRHANSLGGGFHCWTTDVRRRGTLQSYFH encoded by the exons ATGCTGCGAGTGAGGTGTCTGAGAGGAGGCAGCAGGGGGGCCGAAGCTGCCCATCTGATCGGAGCCATG CTTGGCCGCTCAGTCGCTGGCTGGGCGCAGAGGGTTTTTCAGAGCACCTCAAGCGCTGCAGCTGCACAGCCACGACATGCAGCTGAAGAGGAACATGTTACTGAGTCTGCTCCGCAGGAATGTCCTGTCTGCAGCTACAATGAATGGGACCCCCTTGAGGAGGTCATCGTGGGTCGAGCCGAGAACGCCCACGTGCCTCCCTTTACCGTGGAAGtgaaa GCTAACACATATGAGAAGTATTGGCCCTTCTACCAGAAGCATGGGGGCCAGTCTTTTCCTGCGGACCACTTGAAAAAAGCTGTTGCTGAGATTGAAGAAATGTGCAATATTCTGCGCCATGAGGGTGTCGTCGTGAGGAGACCGGATCCCATCGACTGGTCTTTGGAATACAAAACTCCAGATTTCTCatcaacag GAATGTATGCTGCCATGCCCAGAGACATCCTTATAGTGGTTGGGAATGAAATTATTGAGGCCCCAATGGCCTGGAGGGCTCGTTTCTTTGAGTACCGCGCCTACAGACCCCTGATCAAGGAGTACTTCAGAAAAGGTGCTAAATGGACCACAGCTCCCAAACCCACCATGGCTGATGAGCTTTACGATCAG GACTACCCCATCCGCACGGTGGAGGACAGGCACAAACTGGCTGCACAGGGGAAGTTCGTGACCACCGAGCACGAGCCCTGCTTCGATGCTGCTGATTTCATCCGAGCCGGGACGGACCTCTTCGTCCAGAGGAGTCAG GTTACAAACTACATGGGAATTGAGTGGATGCGCCGTCATCTGGCGCCAGATTACAAGGTCCACATAATCTCATTCAAAGACCCCAATCCCATGCACATCGATGCCACGTTTAACATAATTGGTCCAGGATTGGTGCTGTCCAACCCGGATCGTCCGTGTCGCCAG ATTGAGATGTTCAAGAAGGCCGGCTGGACTGTTGTAAAACCTCCAACCCCTTTGATTCCTGATG ACCATCCCCTGTGGATGTCCTCCAAATGGCTGTCCATGAACGTCCTGATGTTGGATGAAAAGCGTGTCATGGTGGACGCCAATGAGAGCTCcattcagaaaatgtttgagaGCCTTG GGATCCAGACCGTAAAGGTGAACATTCGCCATGCCAACTCCCTGGGTGGCGGCTTCCACTGCTGGACAACCGATGTCCGTCGCCGTGGTACCTTGCAGTCCTATTTCCATTAG